The segment CAATCCAGACCCAGCTGGAGACCGCACAGGTCCAGGTCGTCGCCCTGGCGGGCTATATGCGGGTCCTGACCCCCTGGCTGGTCGGTCGGTGGGCCGGCCGGATGCTGAACATCCACCCCAGCCTGCTGCCGAAACACCCCGGCCTCGACACCCATGCCCGTGCGCTTGCGGCGGGCGACACCGAGGCCGGTTGCACCATCCACATCGTCACCGACGGCGTGGATGAGGGGCCGATCCTGGCCCAGAGCGCGGTGCCCATCCTCCCCGACGACACCACCGCCAGCCTCGCCCGGCGCGTGCTGCAGGCCGAACATGCCCTCTATCCCCGCGCGCTCGCCGAATTCTGCCGGTCGCTGGATTAGAAGTTTGTAATCCGGACAGTTTCGGCGCGACAGACGACGAAACCCGCGACAGTGTCCGATCCGCCCTTTTCATCCGTCGGGACGGACCCATGCTGAAACTTCGCCTGCTCGCCTGCGCCGCCTCCGCCGCGCTGTTCGTCGCCCTGCCCGCCCTGGCCCAGACCGCGCCGGTCGCGGTCGAGATCCCGTCCCAGGACCAGGCCGAGATCGGCGTCTTCGGCTTCGACCTGAACGGCATGGACACCTCGGTCTCGCCGGGGACGGACTTCAACCGCTATGCCAATGGCACCTATCTGGCCAATACGCCGATCCCCGATGACAAGACGTCCTACGGCGTCTTCGACATGCTGTACGACCGGTCCCAGGCCAATCTGCGCGCTCTGGTGGACGAAAGCGCCGCCAACCCCACAGCCAGCCCGGACGCCCAGCGCATCGGCACCCTGTACGGCGACTTCATGGACGAGGCGAAGGTCAATCAGCTGGGGGCCACGCCGCTTCAGGCCGATCTGAACGAGGTCCGCGCCGCCGATACCCGCGAGAAGCTGGCCGCCCTGATGGGCCGCACCCAGTCCGGGTTCGGGGGCAGTCTGTTCGCCATCCAGACCTTCGAGGACCTGAAGGACCCCAACAGGACTTCGGCCTATGTGGTCCAGGGCGGTCTGGGGATGCCCGACCGCGACTACTATCTGGAAGACAGTTTCGCGACCCAGAAGACGGCCTATCAGGCCTATGTCGCCAGGGCCCTCGAACTGGCCGGATGGGCCGATCCCGCCGGAAATGCGGAAAAGATCGTCGCCTTCGAGACCGCCATCGCCCATGAGCACTGGACCCAGGTCGAGAACCGCCAGATCGACAAGCTCTACAACCCCACGACCCTGGCAGACCTGGCCACCGCTGCCCCCGGCTTCGACTGGGCCGGCTGGGCCGAGGGCGCGGGTGTGTCGGACATCCCCGTCCTGATCGCGGCGAACAACACCGCCTTTCCCGGCATGGCGCGCATCTTCGCCGAGACCCCGATCGAGACGCTTCAGGCGTGGGAGGCCTTCCATGTCGTGGACCAGGCCTCGCCCTATCTGTCGCAGGCCTTCGTGGACAACCGGTTCGACTTCTATGGCAAGGTCCTGAGCGGTCAGCCCGAAGACCGGCCTCGCTGGAAGCGCGGCGTCACCCTGGTGGACGGATCGCTGGGGGAATCCCTCGGCCGCGAATATGTGTCCCGCCACTTCGCCGCCGAGTCCAAGGCGCAGATGGAAGCCCTGGTGGCCAACCTGATGATCGCGATGCGCGGCCGCATCGAGCGTGTCGACTGGATGAGCGACGCGACCAGGGAACAGGCCCTCTACAAGCTGGCCAATTTCGGCGTGAAGATCGGCTATCCGGAACAATGGCGGAGCTATGAGGGGTTGAACCTCGTCCCTGGCGATCTGTACGGCAATGTCGAGCGGACCTCCGCCTTCGAGTGGGCGTGGAACCTGGGCAAGCTGAAGCGCCCGGTCGATCCGCTGGAATGGGGCATGACGCCCCAGACGGTGAATGCCTATTACAACCCGCCCCGCAACGAGATTGTCTTCCCCGCCGCGATCCTCCAGGCACCGTTCTTCGACCCGCG is part of the Brevundimonas sp. AJA228-03 genome and harbors:
- the purN gene encoding phosphoribosylglycinamide formyltransferase, with the protein product MAALIDAAAQSDAPHRIVLVVSNDPEAGGLAMARSRGISAIAIDHRPFGKDRAAHEAAIQTQLETAQVQVVALAGYMRVLTPWLVGRWAGRMLNIHPSLLPKHPGLDTHARALAAGDTEAGCTIHIVTDGVDEGPILAQSAVPILPDDTTASLARRVLQAEHALYPRALAEFCRSLD
- a CDS encoding M13 family metallopeptidase yields the protein MLKLRLLACAASAALFVALPALAQTAPVAVEIPSQDQAEIGVFGFDLNGMDTSVSPGTDFNRYANGTYLANTPIPDDKTSYGVFDMLYDRSQANLRALVDESAANPTASPDAQRIGTLYGDFMDEAKVNQLGATPLQADLNEVRAADTREKLAALMGRTQSGFGGSLFAIQTFEDLKDPNRTSAYVVQGGLGMPDRDYYLEDSFATQKTAYQAYVARALELAGWADPAGNAEKIVAFETAIAHEHWTQVENRQIDKLYNPTTLADLATAAPGFDWAGWAEGAGVSDIPVLIAANNTAFPGMARIFAETPIETLQAWEAFHVVDQASPYLSQAFVDNRFDFYGKVLSGQPEDRPRWKRGVTLVDGSLGESLGREYVSRHFAAESKAQMEALVANLMIAMRGRIERVDWMSDATREQALYKLANFGVKIGYPEQWRSYEGLNLVPGDLYGNVERTSAFEWAWNLGKLKRPVDPLEWGMTPQTVNAYYNPPRNEIVFPAAILQAPFFDPRADPAINYGGIGAVIGHEITHGFDDQGRKTDGDGVLRDWWTAEDAARFEERAAVLGAQYSALSPVEGANVNGDLTMGENIADMGGLLLALDAYHLSLNGQPAPVLNGLTGDQRVFLGWAQVWRENAREEALRQQVTVDPHSPAAFRAGATVRNIDAWYEAFGVKPGDEQYLAPEARARIW